A stretch of Lathyrus oleraceus cultivar Zhongwan6 chromosome 6, CAAS_Psat_ZW6_1.0, whole genome shotgun sequence DNA encodes these proteins:
- the LOC127098247 gene encoding uncharacterized protein LOC127098247 — translation MELVGFVTMAEEPQYALKRKYEDQPTATDIQLEVANAKQKAQEAAARLLSVTGGAPPLSFDPKRSKSDNGAPQSGFDSYDLKPQYSAGSYGGSSKKIEIPNGRVGVLIGKGGETIKYLQLQSGAKIQVTRDMDADPNSTTRMVELMGTSDAVASAEKLINEVLAEAEAGASAGGGTRRMAAQSGGDEFSMQIPNNKVGLIIGKGGETIKSMQASTGARIQITFNVKHQLRMEDRIWIQLQSGSEFRCGGFLENRRY, via the exons ATGGAATTGGTAGGGTTTGTCACGATGGCGGAAGAACCACAATACGCCCTAAAACGCAAATACGAAGACCAACCCACCGCCACTGACATTCAACTCGAAGTCGCAAACGCTAAACAGAAAGCTCAAGAAGCCGCCGCTCGGCTCCTCAGTGTCACCGGCGGCGCTCCTCCACTTTCCTTCGATCCTAAACGTTCCAAGTCCGATAATGGTGCTCCTCAATCTGGCTTCGATTCTTACGATTTGAAGCCGCAATATTCAGCTGGTTCTTATGGTGGTTCTAGTAAGAAGATTGAGATACCTAATGGTAGGGTTGGGGTTCTTATTGGGAAAGGAGGTGAGACTATTAAGTATCTTCAGTTGCAGTCTGGGGCTAAGATTCAGGTTACTCGTGATATGGATGCGGATCCTAATTCTACTACGAGGATGGTTGAGCTTATGGGTACTTCTGATGCTGTTGCTTCTGCTGAGAAACTTATCAATGAAGTCCTTGCTGAG GCTGAAGCCGGGGCTTCTGCCGGTGGTGGTACTAGACGGATGGCTGCACAATCTGGGGGTGATGAATTTTCGATGCAAATCCCAAACAATAAG GTCGGCCTTATAATTGGTAAAGGAGGAGAAACAATTAAGAGTATGCAAGCTTCTACTGGAGCACGGATTCAG ATTACTTTTAATGTTAAACACCAATTGCGAATGGAAGATCGAATTTGGATCCAACTCCAATCCGGCTCAGAATTCCGGTGCGGTGGATTTTTAGAGAATCGCAGGTATTAG